Proteins found in one Plasmodium relictum strain SGS1 genome assembly, chromosome: 13 genomic segment:
- a CDS encoding ankyrin-repeat protein, putative — MFNYESILINEDVVSEMTIEDVKKLKPYWNVQIANFKNGSNEPVFTLLQMAILLHKKIIVGYLLARRGIDINALSRNNQTALMIACEKKVPLDWIEAILKKGGDLGINIKDDYDETALDKCIFNSKAYHLLLRYGAIENKNTMKIKNPLTRTSKYADSLWLNVCGCGTRYYK; from the exons atgttTAATTATGAAAGTATATTGATTAATGAAGATGTTGTATCAG aaatgacAATCGAAGATGTTAAAAAATTGAAGCCTTATTGGAATGTACAAATAGccaattttaaaaatgg ttcAAATGAGCCagtttttactttattaCAAATGGCTATTTTGCtacacaaaaaaataattgttgGATATTTACTCGCTAGAAGAGGTATAGATATTAATGCATTGAGTAGGAATAATCAAACAGCTTTGATGATAGCCTGTGAAaagaaa GTACCACTTGATTGGATTGAagcaattttaaaaaaaggtgGAGATTTAggtattaatataaaagatgATTATGATGAGACAGCTTTAGATAAATGcatttttaattcaaaag cttATCACTTACTCTTAAGATATGGAGCTATAGAAAat AAAAATAccatgaaaataaaaaacccTTTG acTAGGACATCAAAATATGCTGACAGCTTATGGCTGAATGTATGTGGATGTGGAACtagatattataaataa